From Aedes albopictus strain Foshan chromosome 1, AalbF5, whole genome shotgun sequence, one genomic window encodes:
- the LOC134292229 gene encoding uncharacterized protein LOC134292229 — MAASSRIKPFDVALEASRLPSEWESWKNDLESFFLAQRLESQQDKRAQLAYLGGPGLQELLRYLPGVNQVPHVAADPPYYDVAIKCLDDYFEPFRRKTYERHLFHQIIQRPDERFTDFVMRLRKQIARCSYNPCVVDELIADRIAQGCSSEDLRTKLLQKDRSLEEIIALGTSLAESLQQSKKFGKPSVPIRQEHEVNSVARPPRRIFQGNQRSGVRNIAPNGSQTSSNDRFICYGCGRRGHTQGSFECPAKQTKCASCGKMGHWAKRCYNRGGGTKRRMNDQTSAPPVKRIRAVEEESEKRNTKDYVFYAMGNNVFSFKVGGVEIPMTIDSGADANIVTKCAWKELKNAGINVSFMSTEVDRSLLAYASKDPMKIIGMFNAEIEAAENKATATFYVVQNGQRCLLGDQTAKDLNVLKVGFGVGSIEAKEINPFPKIRDVVVEIPIDPKIQPVQQPYRRPPIALEDKIEEKLRSLLERDIIEPAPGPSPWVSPVVPVVKDSGEIRLCIDMRRANQAVLRETHPLPLVDELLSSVNGAVKFSKIDIKDVYHQVEISERSRPVTTFITKHGLFR; from the coding sequence ATGGCTGCATCAAGTCGGATCAAACCATTTGATGTAGCATTGGAAGCGAGTCGTCTGCCGTCTGAGTGGGAGTCATGGAAAAACGATTTAGAATCGTTCTTTCTAGCTCAGCGTTTGGAATCACAGCAAGATAAACGGGCTCAGCTTGCCTACCTGGGAGGCCCAGGACTGCAAGAGCTGCTGCGCTACCTACCCGGAGTGAATCAAGTTCCACATGTAGCGGCTGATCCTCCGTATTACGACGTTGCGATTAAATGCTTGGACGACTATTTCGAACCGTTTCGCCGTAAAACCTACGAGAGACATCTTTTCCATCAAATAATTCAACGACCGGATGAACGCTTTACTGACTTTGTTATGCGGCTGCGGAAGCAAATCGCTCGATGCAGTTACAACCCCTGCGTTGTTGATGAGTTAATCGCTGATAGAATTGCACAGGGATGCAGCTCCGAGGACTTGCGTACGAAGCTGCTGCAGAAGGACCGGAGCTTGGAAGAAATAATCGCCCTGGGCACAAGTCTGGCAGAATCTCTCCAACAATCCAAGAAATTTGGGAAACCGTCAGTACCGATCAGACAAGAACACGAGGTAAATAGTGTTGCTAGGCCCCCACGACGCATCTTCCAAGGAAATCAACGAAGCGGTGTTAGGAACATCGCTCCTAACGGTTCCCAGACATCGTCGAATGATCGGTTCATTTGTTATGGGTGCGGTCGTCGAGGACATACTCAGGGAAGTTTCGAATGCCCGGCAAAACAAACAAAATGCGCAAGCTGTGGTAAAATGGGTCACTGGGCCAAACGTTGCTACAATAGAGGAGGTGGCACAAAGCGCCGGATGAACGACCAAACATCGGCCCCGCCGGTCAAGCGCATACGAGCTGTTGAGGAAGAATCGGAGAAGAGGAACACCAAGGATTATGTTTTTTATGCGATGGGGAATAATGTGTTCAGCTTCAAGGTGGGGGGAGTGGAGATACCAATGACCATTGATTCTGGAGCTGACGCAAACATTGTCACAAAATGCGCATGGAAAGAACTGAAGAACGCCGGTATCAATGTGTCGTTCATGAGTACTGAGGTTGATCGATCGCTTCTAGCGTATGCTTCAAAGGATCCAATGAAGATCATTGGGATGTTTAATGCGGAAATTGAAGCAGCTGAGAACAAAGCCACTGCTACATTCTACGTGGTGCAGAATGGACAACGTTGCCTTCTGGGGGATCAGACAGCGAAGGATCTCAACGTATTGAAGGTTGGTTTTGGTGTAGGTTCAATAGAAGCGAAGGAAATCAACCCGTTCCCGAAAATTCGAGATGTGGTAGTGGAAATTCCCATCGATCCCAAAATTCAGCCAGTTCAACAGCCATACAGACGCCCTCCAATAGCTTTGGAAGACAAAATCGAAGAGAAGCTTCGCTCGCTGCTGGAACGAGACATCATCGAACCGGCCCCAGGACCTTCACCATGGGTATCTCCTGTTGTGCCAGTTGTTAAGGACTCTGGTGAAATACGGCTGTGTATTGATATGCGACGGGCGAATCAAGCGGTACTGCGTGAGACGCACCCGCTGCCGCTCGTTGACGAGCTTTTGAGTTCCGTTAATGGGGCAGTAAAGTTCTCAAAGATTGACATTAAAGACGTCTACCACCAAGTTGAGATCTCGGAGCGGTCACGACCCGTGACAACGTTCATCACGAAACATGGCCTGTTCAGGTAG
- the LOC134292232 gene encoding uncharacterized protein LOC134292232 gives METEEYHGKMKTLLDDENTYKKLRTNPTNKIVKKINGIIDEWRRKEYIDFRTQRRLKESSCNPPRIYGLPKVHKENRPLRPVVSTIGSATYNIAGYLSDIIGNVVGKTDFANEITGVQTEEGEELFSLDVVSLYTNVPVDYALMCLEERWTELETHTNIDKESFMKTVKVVLESTFFVYQGTIYGQTYGVPMGSPLSPVIANVVMEKLEQECIKNLEAKQIRMRVYKRYVDDCMCVARREHIQTIVDTFNNFHDRLQFTVEHEVGGKMKFLDMMLERTENKITTSWLPKQPDGRYLDFKSKSPFQHKQNTAIALIDRAIKLSCGDKRAEALNHATRILRKNHYPTWFVNRVRKKRVHKHYNCLEEAGTADQPQKFVSAPYIPSLSEKLRKTLQRNNIILASRPRNKIKHMVFSQMKDPIPPGKQTKVVYSIPCGTDDGKVYIGQTKRMLEVRMAEHRNDCRNRNPKSGLAVHTIEEGHVFNFEKTTVLERIEHPELRVPPEEIHPVGFSIALVI, from the exons ATGGAGACGGAAGAATACCACGGGAAGATGAAAACCCTTCTCGATGACGAAAACACGTACAAGAAGTTACGGACAAATCCTACGAACAAGATCGTCAAGAAAATCAACGGTATCATCGATGAATGGCGTAGAAAGGAATATATCGACTTCCGAACCCAAAGAAGATTGAAAGAATCGAGCTGCAACCCACCTCGGATCTACGGACTACCGAAAGTACATAAGGAAAACAGACCACTCCGACCAGTTGTTTCCACGATAGGATCGGCAACCTACAACATAGCCGGATACCTGTCGGACATAATAGGAAATGTAGTCGGAAAAACCGATTTCGCGAACGAAATAACAGGAGTGCAGACAGAGGAAGGAGAGGAGCTGTTTTCTCTGGACGTGGTATCGCTGTACACAAATGTACCAGTGGACTACGCTCTGATGTGCCTAGAGGAACGATGGACCGAGCTAGAAACCCACACGAACATAGACAAGGAAAGCTTTATGAAGACGGTAAAGGTAGTACTCGAATCAACCTTCTTCGTATACCAAGGTACGATATATGGACAGACGTACGGAGTCCCGATGGGATCGCCACTATCCCCAGTAATCGCCAACGTAGTGATGGAGAAACTGGAACAGGAGTGCATAAAGAACCTGGAGGCGAAACAAATACGAATGAGGGTGTACAAACGGTATGTAGATGATTGCATGTGTGTCGCGAGAAGGGAACACATTCAAACGATCGTAGACACGTTCAACAATTTCCACGATCGTCTACAGTTTACAGTAGAACATGAAGTGGGCGGGAAAATGAAATTCTTGGACATGATGTTAGAACGTACCGAGAACAAAATTACTACGTCGTGGCTTCCCAAACAACCCGACGGTAGGTATCTGGATTTCAAATCCAAAAGCCCATTTCAACACAAACAAAACACGGCGATCGCGCTCATTGACCGCGCGATCAAACTATCCTGTGGAGATAAACGTGCGGAAGCACTAAACCACGCGACACGAATCTTGCGGAAAAACCACTACCCCACATGGTTCGTAAATCGCGTACGAAAGAAACGTGTACACAAACACTACAACTGTTTGGAAGAAGCAGGTACGGCAGACCAGCCTCAAAAGTTTGTGTCAGCTCCCTACATACCAAGCTTGAGTGAAAAACTTAGGAAAACCCTACAGCGGAACAACATAATCCTAGCCTCCCGACCACGGAACAAAATTAAACACATGGTGTTTAGCCAAATGAAGGACCCGATACCACCAGGGAAGCAGACGAAGGTAGTGTACTCGATACCATGTGGAACCGACGATGGAAAAGTGTACATAGGACAGACGAAACGCATGCTGGAGGTACGGATGGCGGAACACCGCAACGACTGCAGGAACCGAAATCCAAAATCGGGTTTGGCGGTACACACCATCGAAGAGGGCCACGTGTTCAACTTCGAGAAAACGACAGTACTGGAGCGCATCGAACACCCGGAG ttgCGTGTACCTCCGGAGGAGATCCATCCCGTCGGTTTCAGTATCGCCTTGGTCATCTAA
- the LOC109415925 gene encoding protein farnesyltransferase subunit beta: protein MATEEPRNLTQFKRFKTDDEGRMTFSSSEQIKTEAAIERFYDRYEQLAALDPSLPKLLRTEHARYLETSLERLSTGYECLDSSRPWLVYWIMNAASVLGIKFNDSLLNRVVDFLIKCRSQDGGFGGGPGQDPHLAPTYAAVNALCIIGTDRALNAINRRTLKKFLWGVRESNGAFRMHVGGELDVRGAYCAISSAKLAAFSADEEAKLFEGTAGWIAECQTYEGGFGGAPDLEAHGGYSFCAAAALAILGGENKCDLNALLRWAVNRQMAYEGGFQGRTNKLVDGCYSFWQGALIPVIQGLIARKENYPEIMNTALFNRIALQEYVFICCQKPTGGLIDKPGKPTDLYHTCYTLSGAAVAQHCETSKPPLILGHPDNELLPTHPVHNVPPKCVIDAYKYFLKNELIESEHTNGQWNGDTAASEEPPLAATASAEVDVVDVEMREQSVDSERSMASQRSTTQSDSMSGVTSGDTSQRSSEERSESID, encoded by the exons ATGGCAACGGAAGAACCTCGCAATTTGACGCAATTCAAGCGCTTCAAAACGGACGATGAAGGCCGGATGACATTCTCATCCAGTGAGCAG ATCAAAACGGAAGCGGCGATCGAACGGTTCTACGACCGCTACGAACAGCTGGCAGCGCTCGATCCTTCGCTGCCGAAGTTGCTGCGAACGGAGCATGCTCGCTACTTGGAGACCTCACTGGAACGGTTGTCGACCGGGTACGAGTGCTTGGACAGCAGCCGGCCATGGTTGGTCTACTGGATCATGAACGCGGCCAGTGTGCTGGGGATTAAGTTCAACGACAGCTTGCTCAACCGGGTGGTGGATTTCCTGATTAA GTGTCGCAGTCAGGATGGCGGTTTTGGCGGTGGTCCAGGCCAAGATCCACATCTAGCGCCGACCTACGCCGCCGTCAATGCGCTCTGCATTATCGGAACCGATAGAGCCCTCAACGCTATCAACCGCAGAACGTTGAAAAAGTTCCTGTGGGGCGTAAGGGAGTCCAACGGGGCATTCCGGATGCACGTGGGCGGTGAGCTGGACGTTCGTGGAGCTTACTGTGCTATATCGTCGGCCAAGTTGGCTGCCTTTTCGGCGGATGAAGAAGCAAAGCTGTTCGAAGGCACGGCCGGTTGGATCGCCGAGTGTCAAACGTACGAAGGCGGATTCGGAGGAGCCCCGGACTTGGAAGCTCACGGCGGGTATTCTTTTTGTGCGGCAGCTGCTTTGGCCATTCTGGGTGGGGAGAACAAATGTGACCTGAATGCGCTCCTTCGGTGGGCCGTTAATCGCCAGATGGCGTACGAGGGAGGATTCCAGGGACGGACCAACAAACTCGTCGATGGATGCTACTCGTTTTGGCAGGGAGCATTGATTCCGGTCATTCAGGGTTTGATTGCTCGCAAGGAGAACTACCCGGAAATTATGAACACGGCTTTGTTCAATCGCATTGCACTGCAGGAGTACGTCTTCATTTGCTGCCAGAAACCGACCGGAGGCCTGATTGATAAACCCGGAAA ACCAACTGACCTCTACCACACATGCTACACTCTGAGTGGCGCCGCCGTCGCTCAGCATTGCGAAACCAGCAAACCGCCCCTAATCCTTGGCCATCCGGATAACGAACTGCTGCCGACTCACCCCGTTCATAACGTGCCCCCGAAGTGCGTAATCGATGCCTACAAGTACTTTCTCAAAAACGAACTGATCGAATCGGAACACACCAACGGCCAGTGGAACGGTGACACCGCAGCGAGTGAGGAACCCCCCTTGGCGGCGACAGCCAGTGCCGAGGTCGATGTGGTGGACGTGGAAATGCGCGAACAGTCGGTCGATTCGGAACGATCCATGGCCAGCCAGCGCAGTACAACCCAATCGGATTCGATGTCCGGCGTCACGTCCGGCGACACTAGCCAAAGAAGTTCCGAGGAACGTTCGGAGTCGATTGATTGA